One region of Mesobacillus boroniphilus genomic DNA includes:
- a CDS encoding carboxypeptidase regulatory-like domain-containing protein, giving the protein MRRKTKETLRKTSAVLLAMLMVFSSFSTSLASAAEQKPKSFSKEELVLEKQREQIYALGKTEEQETTSAGSDQLTNLLDGLGIEPPPLKGDEGTAAEMKKEAALLKALEKEQEIDVIIRMKDQPDLNEIYPQVKAKKNRAEKIKTIQEHLKEKANNSQKGIQQALANLETKGKAKKKSSLWIINGLTASVTKEAVDELKKREDIAEISLDETLSLPEVTVEENPPRLPEWGLEKIYAPKVWGQYGLKGEGIIVGIMDSGVDGNHEALKQNYRGRDGNHQYSWIDLSGQGYKTPNDGHGHGTHVAGTAVGGGDGEPIGVAPEAEWIAAKIFNDGGSTTLSAIHQAFQWFMAPGGDPSKAPHVVNNSWGNANTYNLEFYEDVKAWISAGIFPAFAAGNDGPGSQTIGSPGSFPETFAVGATDIYDQIAYFSSRGPVFWKDENGNEQRLIKPDISAPGHRIYSAWPAKRNEGKYNTISGTSMATPHVTGAVALLLQANPNLTVDQVKESLTQTARVEPHMGTLPNDSYGSGIMNIYQAVTETAFAGELTGKLTNKDGKPLTGKLEIKEEALSYDIGKDGNFKFKIREGSHKIKVTSFGYKDLESTIELKKGETQSVNWILENAQAFTVKGSVTNESGEVIPYGYVRVKGTPLSTFRTNASGTYEIKNLPAGQYVLQVSGEGIIGLAKEIDVSNDTSIDLKVKSNDSPLNKGWEMANGNIHRNAVSGNAIDLDALEEGWKYDATGKGKVLFSTPATANGKMILVTDSGYVIAIDTVTGKEQWSVKIGSTNRSSPTIEGNKVYLSGGEDGKVYALNLKSGSIIWTANIGAIAVYESPLFIDGTLFVASDLSKDAKLTALNAETGEKKWSVELDAPTYFGPSAGDGMLFIGSYDNQKLRGLSIEDGTEVWSKTLVNEGVASKPVYDKGTLYVAGTNFNTEGGTLYALDAKTGEEKWKAGGIGDTQAGSPIVYEDIVVIGSAVQPVLRAFDANTGEERWNNRSVGATLNNGSVSANGLLFFAGTSGNLSILDVYTGERLKDFSLPVYSTSGIPILPGQVFVPYQTGVQSYKSPGIVKGTLKDTNGNAAQGSVTVVETGESVETDENGDFVLKNTPGEYTIRISSYGKKQITEQVKFSSGYVFTKSYELEDAAQGSFSILVKNQRTGKPVDGAMVKLSESPVEGKTNSNGTFATNEVFEGTYMAAISLKGYKAGSIEIVVKAGENTDLTFELQPIDIAVLNDYKSEITTLLNVNGYTAEERGWDVIEDVGRYKVLYLNGAYGSDGAKPTEAQFKELAEKAKTQNVSIILTDQWGSNYGSIHHLKDFYMDPKELGHDYDGGEVRIQVETEHPIFKGYKPGDRINVLENNADFAWFNQYSGRTIGKIGNTDLGFVGSGIAYNAVSEDSAHLLLSSHATVPWESSKSWLHGQQQILFNSIDYLYKAEYGKLTGSVTNAAGEPVVANIEVLETGVKAKTDANGNFTVFHDEGSFNLEVRSKGLGSKAETVTVSKEAPATVQISLGESEKGLLAGTVTDSISGMELQGVNITVKNSADETISEVQTASNGRYEVSGLEEEVYELKFSKEGYIAQTQIVDVARHSAEFDIQMHTMPSVGVVGDYYSSEKNFKALFKEIGVNVLDVQPPDLVKRMGDFDVIFFNDPSSSAITDEMMEAADKAQTSLIYGDAVWGGGISELVDYRQDPKEFKTIRKTTEAAQYKVLEEHPIFNGAKTGDLVEILTPAASYIGYFKDYSGYPLAEIKHEGSDVTHGIGIAYKPRSAGSVELLMSGHGFAYYHGAKDYTEEGKQLLINSVLWAANVKYPVINGTIVDEQGNPLKADIKVKGQPFQTKSSREDGNFSIALLSGEYELEISAYGYASKTIKATAEMDSEPKNIQLSVAENVGSISGTVEDSKDGNAIEGAKITLLGIPREAVTSLQGQYNLSKVEPGDYTARIEKEGYVRQDVAVKITDNQEVSLNIKLRLSPTVGVIVDLTASGTSYKQYLEERGYKVMNLNYQDLDKLDEVDVIFANSDYAPSLVPSREDFLAFQKALDEKRKSVIWTGQAGGRGSIRYLQEFNNEPKTIFEHNNKAGAQGKVLEEHPLTTGFKAGETIEIPGKSGYYYGFDGYSGKTIVDFSHTETGEKGSMVAYKGRTIDSVEILLANMTISHVFKPNASFDPARERLLNNALNWALDQKEALVGELHGTVQNENGPVMATIKVKETGKTYQTDDKGKFFAAFEEGTYTLTVEAFGHEAKDFSITINKGKAVSEGFAIKSVASGILAGKVIDVSTKDAIAGARIDVIGTPVTVKTNEEGSYQATLPAGSYEIRVIATGYKPIYKSVEITTGQQTDMNVSLVVSEKIAVLANPYQKDRILPFLEANGYDIDFYPYTEYESLIEELQNYKLVIVNDTSYYMKEDSFKAMVEKANKNEVSMIFTANYGGTIGDLSDAYGDPETLERSYVDKELNLKVEENHPILKGFSKGEEVPFLLNPKGAVQYSVFTNYSGTTLATLTNPQKGDLGSTIGYKFSSSNSVHILLSELQISGYGHPNDRWTENAKKVYLNAIDYALTASQGEIKGEVLDSQGKPIAGAFVTIEGTSHKTTTNAAGQYRFGIGVGEYELKVQARGFAEQTKQANVEELGSNIELNFTLEAIDGSDLNGVISGKTGKELVTGAALTLIPKDEPEFKMSGYSKDDGTYAFENLLPGEYTLEVVAEGYLYEKFELEIGTEDMELSLELNAFEAAVLGDVNGSLTALLNEQKLFAEEKEWDILGNVGKYDIILVNTNKGTREQFEQLIKESDEHKTSLVFTGTWGVAEGSIPLLKEIMGNPEMDQQGYNAGAVYVNAADGHPIFTGINLDENGLVKIHTEKSPYSTFKGYSGVPVANLFVDSESKGNSIEFEFRSKEHMHLLMSTFAVTNIIGPDYGWTDEGRQLFVNALRWSKDAEQEIPEEPTFDKEEMMVKGVPVLIKGTASVGTTVNIYEQHGNEVFLVDSVKTGRDGTFQVELDLDNGTHTLLVEAENFAGKSKATKSMKLIVTGKPEKKDKAS; this is encoded by the coding sequence TTGAGAAGAAAAACGAAGGAAACTTTAAGAAAGACTTCGGCTGTGTTGCTGGCAATGTTAATGGTTTTTTCATCATTTTCAACTTCGCTGGCATCGGCCGCCGAACAAAAACCCAAGAGTTTTTCAAAAGAAGAACTCGTACTGGAGAAACAGCGGGAGCAAATTTATGCTTTAGGAAAAACAGAAGAGCAAGAAACAACGTCGGCAGGAAGTGATCAGCTGACAAACCTATTAGATGGACTGGGAATTGAACCTCCACCTCTGAAAGGTGATGAAGGAACAGCTGCTGAAATGAAAAAAGAAGCTGCTCTCCTTAAAGCCCTTGAGAAGGAGCAAGAAATCGATGTCATCATCAGGATGAAAGACCAACCAGACCTCAATGAGATTTATCCTCAGGTAAAAGCAAAGAAGAACCGCGCAGAAAAAATCAAAACCATCCAAGAACACCTCAAAGAAAAAGCGAACAATTCTCAAAAAGGAATCCAACAGGCACTCGCTAATCTAGAAACAAAAGGAAAAGCCAAAAAGAAAAGTTCTCTCTGGATCATCAATGGACTCACTGCTTCTGTCACAAAAGAAGCAGTGGATGAACTGAAAAAACGTGAGGATATTGCCGAGATCTCTCTCGACGAAACCCTAAGCCTCCCAGAAGTGACGGTAGAAGAAAATCCCCCGCGACTGCCTGAATGGGGACTGGAAAAAATCTATGCACCAAAAGTATGGGGACAATACGGATTGAAAGGTGAGGGTATAATCGTCGGGATTATGGACTCTGGAGTTGATGGAAACCACGAAGCACTAAAGCAAAACTACCGTGGCCGGGATGGAAATCATCAATATTCTTGGATTGACCTATCAGGCCAGGGATACAAAACTCCAAATGACGGACATGGCCATGGAACCCATGTTGCGGGTACTGCGGTTGGCGGCGGGGATGGAGAACCGATAGGGGTAGCTCCTGAAGCAGAATGGATCGCAGCTAAAATTTTCAACGACGGTGGCTCGACAACGCTATCGGCCATCCACCAGGCATTCCAATGGTTCATGGCACCAGGCGGGGATCCTTCAAAAGCTCCGCATGTGGTCAACAATTCATGGGGCAATGCCAATACGTATAATCTCGAATTCTATGAAGATGTCAAAGCATGGATATCGGCAGGGATTTTCCCTGCATTCGCAGCTGGAAACGATGGTCCTGGCTCACAAACAATCGGGTCCCCTGGTAGCTTTCCAGAAACATTCGCTGTCGGCGCAACCGATATCTATGACCAAATAGCATATTTTTCAAGTCGCGGACCGGTTTTCTGGAAAGATGAAAATGGAAATGAGCAAAGGCTTATTAAGCCAGACATTTCTGCACCGGGCCACAGGATATATTCAGCCTGGCCTGCTAAAAGGAATGAAGGGAAATACAATACAATAAGCGGTACTTCAATGGCAACTCCCCATGTCACTGGAGCGGTAGCTCTCTTGCTGCAGGCGAATCCTAACCTGACAGTGGACCAGGTAAAAGAATCACTCACGCAGACAGCCAGAGTAGAGCCGCATATGGGAACGTTGCCTAATGATTCATATGGCTCAGGAATCATGAATATTTATCAGGCTGTCACCGAAACAGCTTTCGCGGGTGAGCTTACTGGTAAGCTGACAAATAAGGATGGCAAGCCACTTACAGGAAAACTTGAAATCAAGGAAGAAGCCCTGTCCTATGACATTGGAAAAGACGGGAATTTCAAGTTTAAGATCAGGGAAGGCAGTCATAAGATTAAAGTTACATCCTTTGGCTATAAAGATTTGGAATCAACAATAGAGCTGAAAAAAGGAGAAACACAATCAGTGAATTGGATATTGGAGAACGCCCAGGCGTTTACTGTTAAAGGAAGCGTAACAAATGAATCAGGAGAGGTTATACCTTATGGATATGTAAGAGTAAAAGGGACACCTCTATCCACATTCCGGACAAATGCTAGTGGCACATATGAAATTAAAAATCTGCCTGCCGGACAATATGTTCTCCAGGTTTCTGGAGAAGGGATAATTGGGTTGGCAAAAGAGATAGATGTTAGTAATGATACATCCATTGATTTGAAGGTGAAGTCTAATGATTCACCGTTAAATAAAGGCTGGGAAATGGCGAATGGGAACATACACCGGAATGCTGTCTCCGGAAATGCTATAGACCTGGATGCGCTAGAAGAAGGATGGAAATACGATGCAACAGGTAAAGGAAAAGTCTTATTTTCCACTCCTGCAACAGCTAATGGAAAAATGATTCTTGTTACTGACAGTGGATATGTTATTGCGATTGATACTGTAACAGGAAAAGAGCAATGGTCAGTGAAAATCGGAAGTACGAACAGGTCTTCACCAACGATCGAAGGAAATAAAGTCTATCTGTCAGGTGGAGAAGATGGGAAGGTTTATGCTCTCAATCTTAAATCAGGCAGTATCATATGGACGGCAAATATAGGTGCCATAGCAGTCTATGAATCTCCGTTATTTATTGATGGGACTCTGTTTGTTGCATCAGATCTTTCAAAGGATGCAAAGCTAACCGCGCTGAATGCAGAAACAGGTGAAAAGAAATGGAGTGTCGAACTTGACGCGCCTACCTATTTCGGGCCTAGTGCGGGAGACGGTATGCTTTTTATCGGAAGCTATGATAATCAAAAACTGAGAGGACTCAGTATAGAGGACGGAACCGAGGTATGGAGCAAAACTCTTGTAAATGAAGGTGTTGCTTCCAAACCGGTATACGATAAAGGAACGCTATACGTGGCAGGTACCAATTTTAATACTGAAGGCGGTACGCTTTATGCTCTAGATGCGAAAACGGGTGAAGAAAAATGGAAAGCTGGCGGAATCGGGGATACACAGGCTGGATCACCGATAGTCTATGAAGATATCGTCGTCATTGGTTCAGCTGTTCAGCCGGTATTGCGCGCATTTGATGCAAACACTGGTGAAGAACGATGGAATAACCGTTCTGTTGGCGCCACGTTAAACAATGGTTCTGTTTCCGCGAACGGCCTTTTATTCTTTGCAGGGACAAGTGGAAACCTGTCAATCCTTGATGTGTATACCGGTGAAAGGTTGAAGGATTTCAGCCTTCCAGTTTATAGCACTTCCGGGATCCCAATTCTTCCAGGACAGGTATTCGTCCCTTATCAGACAGGTGTACAGAGCTACAAGTCACCTGGTATTGTAAAAGGTACATTAAAGGATACGAATGGAAATGCTGCCCAGGGTTCTGTGACAGTAGTGGAAACAGGGGAGTCAGTCGAAACAGATGAAAATGGAGACTTTGTCCTTAAGAACACACCTGGAGAGTATACCATTCGGATTTCCTCCTATGGTAAAAAGCAAATAACCGAACAGGTAAAGTTTTCTTCTGGCTATGTATTCACGAAAAGCTATGAACTTGAAGATGCAGCCCAAGGTTCGTTCTCCATCCTGGTAAAAAATCAGCGTACTGGCAAGCCAGTAGATGGAGCTATGGTTAAACTTAGTGAGTCACCAGTTGAGGGGAAAACAAACAGCAATGGAACATTTGCAACAAATGAAGTGTTCGAGGGAACATATATGGCAGCAATCTCATTAAAAGGTTATAAGGCTGGCAGCATTGAAATTGTTGTAAAAGCTGGTGAAAATACAGACCTGACCTTCGAATTGCAGCCTATCGATATTGCAGTTCTCAATGATTATAAGAGCGAAATCACCACCTTGCTGAACGTTAATGGTTATACAGCTGAAGAACGGGGCTGGGACGTGATTGAGGATGTTGGCCGTTATAAAGTACTTTACTTGAATGGCGCATATGGTTCGGATGGGGCAAAGCCAACAGAGGCCCAGTTTAAAGAATTGGCCGAAAAAGCAAAAACTCAAAATGTCAGCATCATATTAACGGACCAGTGGGGCTCAAATTATGGTTCCATTCATCATCTGAAAGACTTCTACATGGATCCTAAAGAGCTTGGTCATGACTATGATGGCGGAGAAGTTAGAATACAGGTTGAAACTGAACATCCTATTTTCAAGGGATATAAACCTGGAGACAGAATCAATGTGTTAGAAAATAACGCGGACTTTGCCTGGTTTAACCAGTATTCAGGAAGGACAATCGGTAAAATCGGCAACACTGACCTTGGTTTTGTCGGATCCGGGATTGCCTATAACGCTGTATCAGAAGACAGCGCACATTTGTTATTATCCAGCCATGCTACAGTACCTTGGGAGAGTTCCAAGTCCTGGCTTCACGGTCAGCAGCAAATCTTGTTTAACAGTATAGATTATCTGTACAAAGCTGAATACGGAAAGCTAACAGGTTCAGTGACTAATGCAGCAGGGGAACCTGTCGTGGCAAATATCGAAGTGCTTGAAACGGGAGTTAAAGCAAAGACTGACGCTAATGGAAACTTCACGGTTTTCCACGATGAAGGTTCCTTCAATCTGGAAGTCAGGTCAAAAGGATTAGGTTCTAAAGCAGAAACCGTTACTGTATCTAAGGAGGCGCCTGCCACAGTCCAAATTTCCTTAGGTGAGTCAGAAAAAGGATTACTAGCAGGCACTGTAACGGATTCCATATCAGGTATGGAGCTTCAAGGTGTCAATATTACAGTTAAAAACTCAGCAGACGAAACTATTTCAGAAGTTCAAACTGCTTCTAACGGACGGTATGAAGTTTCTGGGTTAGAGGAAGAAGTATATGAACTTAAATTCAGTAAGGAAGGATACATCGCACAAACTCAAATTGTCGATGTCGCCCGCCATTCGGCTGAATTTGACATTCAGATGCACACTATGCCTTCAGTAGGTGTAGTAGGTGATTACTATTCTTCCGAGAAAAACTTCAAAGCTCTTTTTAAAGAAATCGGTGTTAATGTATTAGATGTGCAGCCTCCCGATCTAGTTAAGAGAATGGGTGATTTTGATGTCATTTTCTTCAATGATCCAAGCTCATCAGCAATAACTGATGAAATGATGGAAGCAGCAGATAAAGCACAAACCAGCCTGATTTATGGTGACGCTGTATGGGGTGGCGGTATATCAGAGCTTGTAGATTATAGACAGGATCCAAAGGAATTCAAAACAATTAGAAAAACAACCGAAGCTGCACAGTATAAGGTTCTAGAGGAGCACCCAATCTTCAATGGAGCAAAAACAGGCGATCTCGTTGAAATCCTCACACCTGCAGCCAGCTATATTGGATACTTCAAGGATTACAGCGGCTATCCGCTTGCGGAGATCAAGCACGAAGGATCGGATGTCACACATGGCATTGGAATCGCTTATAAGCCTAGATCAGCCGGCAGCGTTGAATTGCTGATGAGTGGCCATGGCTTTGCTTATTACCACGGAGCTAAAGACTATACAGAGGAAGGGAAACAACTCCTCATTAACTCGGTTTTATGGGCAGCAAATGTCAAATACCCAGTGATCAATGGCACGATTGTCGATGAACAAGGCAACCCATTAAAGGCAGATATAAAGGTAAAGGGACAGCCGTTCCAAACGAAGTCAAGCCGAGAAGACGGCAACTTTTCAATAGCGTTGTTATCCGGAGAATACGAACTTGAAATCAGTGCGTATGGATATGCTTCCAAAACAATAAAAGCAACAGCAGAGATGGATAGTGAACCGAAGAATATTCAACTTTCAGTTGCTGAAAATGTTGGGTCGATTTCTGGAACCGTAGAAGATTCCAAGGATGGAAATGCGATAGAAGGAGCCAAAATCACACTCTTAGGAATACCAAGAGAAGCGGTGACAAGCTTACAAGGGCAATATAACCTCTCAAAAGTTGAGCCTGGAGACTATACAGCAAGGATTGAAAAGGAAGGATATGTACGCCAGGATGTTGCAGTGAAAATTACAGACAATCAAGAAGTGTCCCTGAATATAAAATTGCGACTTTCACCGACAGTTGGCGTAATTGTGGACTTGACTGCTTCAGGAACATCTTATAAGCAATATCTTGAGGAAAGAGGCTACAAGGTCATGAACCTGAATTATCAGGATCTAGACAAATTGGATGAGGTGGATGTTATTTTCGCCAATTCTGATTATGCACCAAGCCTCGTTCCATCGAGGGAAGATTTCCTGGCATTCCAAAAAGCCCTGGATGAAAAGCGGAAATCTGTCATCTGGACAGGCCAGGCCGGAGGGCGTGGTTCGATCAGGTACTTGCAAGAATTCAATAATGAACCGAAAACAATTTTTGAACATAACAACAAAGCTGGAGCGCAAGGGAAGGTGTTGGAAGAACATCCTTTGACAACTGGTTTCAAGGCCGGGGAGACTATCGAGATACCTGGCAAGTCAGGTTACTACTATGGATTTGACGGCTATTCTGGTAAAACTATCGTGGATTTCTCGCATACTGAAACGGGCGAGAAGGGTAGCATGGTGGCATACAAGGGCAGGACAATCGATTCGGTGGAAATCCTTCTTGCCAATATGACAATCAGCCATGTATTCAAGCCGAATGCTTCTTTTGACCCGGCAAGGGAGAGGTTATTGAACAATGCGCTGAACTGGGCACTCGACCAGAAAGAAGCGCTTGTCGGTGAACTACATGGTACAGTCCAGAATGAGAATGGGCCAGTAATGGCGACAATTAAGGTGAAGGAAACGGGAAAAACCTATCAAACGGATGACAAAGGGAAATTCTTTGCTGCATTTGAGGAAGGAACCTATACCCTGACTGTTGAAGCTTTCGGACACGAAGCAAAAGATTTTTCAATTACAATTAACAAGGGTAAAGCAGTATCAGAAGGTTTTGCTATCAAATCAGTTGCTTCCGGTATCCTTGCTGGTAAAGTTATCGATGTATCAACTAAAGATGCCATTGCTGGAGCTAGGATAGACGTGATTGGAACACCGGTGACAGTTAAGACAAATGAGGAAGGAAGTTATCAGGCTACACTTCCTGCTGGCAGCTATGAGATTAGGGTAATAGCAACAGGCTATAAGCCGATTTACAAGTCAGTCGAAATTACAACTGGGCAGCAGACTGATATGAATGTTTCCCTTGTTGTTTCTGAAAAAATAGCCGTTCTTGCAAATCCTTATCAGAAGGATAGGATCTTGCCATTCCTTGAGGCAAATGGGTATGACATTGATTTCTATCCGTATACGGAATACGAAAGTCTGATTGAGGAGCTGCAAAATTACAAACTTGTCATTGTGAATGACACTTCTTATTACATGAAAGAAGACAGTTTTAAAGCGATGGTTGAAAAAGCCAATAAGAACGAAGTCAGCATGATTTTCACTGCCAATTACGGCGGGACAATCGGTGATTTGAGTGATGCCTATGGTGATCCAGAAACACTTGAGAGAAGTTATGTTGACAAAGAACTTAATCTGAAAGTGGAAGAAAATCATCCTATCCTGAAAGGGTTCAGTAAAGGAGAAGAAGTACCTTTCCTTTTGAATCCAAAAGGTGCTGTACAATATTCGGTTTTTACAAATTACAGTGGTACAACTCTTGCAACTCTTACAAACCCTCAAAAGGGAGATCTGGGAAGCACAATTGGCTATAAGTTCAGTTCATCAAATAGTGTCCATATTTTACTGTCCGAACTGCAAATTAGCGGATATGGTCACCCTAATGATCGATGGACTGAAAATGCGAAAAAGGTATACTTGAATGCGATAGACTACGCATTGACAGCCAGCCAGGGTGAGATCAAAGGTGAAGTCTTGGATAGTCAGGGTAAGCCAATTGCAGGTGCCTTTGTCACCATCGAGGGAACAAGCCACAAGACCACAACCAATGCGGCTGGTCAGTACAGGTTTGGGATTGGTGTTGGTGAATATGAATTAAAGGTCCAGGCAAGAGGGTTTGCTGAACAAACAAAACAAGCTAATGTAGAAGAACTTGGAAGCAATATTGAGCTGAACTTCACACTCGAAGCAATTGATGGTTCAGATTTGAATGGAGTGATCTCCGGCAAGACAGGGAAAGAACTGGTAACTGGTGCTGCATTGACTCTTATTCCAAAGGATGAGCCGGAGTTTAAGATGAGTGGCTACAGCAAGGATGATGGAACGTACGCATTTGAGAATTTACTTCCTGGTGAGTACACATTGGAAGTTGTTGCAGAAGGATACCTTTATGAAAAATTCGAGTTAGAGATCGGAACCGAAGATATGGAATTAAGCCTTGAATTAAATGCATTTGAAGCTGCAGTGCTTGGAGATGTTAACGGATCCCTGACAGCGTTATTAAACGAGCAAAAACTTTTTGCAGAAGAAAAAGAATGGGATATCCTTGGCAATGTCGGAAAATACGACATCATCCTGGTCAATACAAACAAAGGAACCAGGGAACAGTTCGAACAGCTGATCAAAGAGAGCGATGAACATAAAACAAGTCTTGTCTTTACAGGAACATGGGGCGTCGCTGAAGGTTCTATTCCATTGCTAAAAGAGATAATGGGAAATCCAGAAATGGACCAGCAAGGGTATAATGCAGGCGCCGTTTATGTCAACGCAGCTGATGGACATCCAATCTTCACTGGTATTAATTTGGACGAAAATGGCCTGGTCAAAATCCACACGGAGAAGAGTCCATATTCTACGTTCAAAGGTTATTCAGGCGTACCTGTTGCTAACTTGTTTGTAGACAGTGAGAGTAAAGGTAATTCGATTGAATTTGAATTCAGGAGCAAGGAGCACATGCACCTGCTTATGTCTACATTTGCGGTAACGAATATCATCGGACCAGACTATGGCTGGACAGATGAGGGCCGACAGTTGTTTGTAAATGCTTTGCGCTGGTCAAAGGATGCAGAGCAGGAAATCCCTGAAGAACCAACATTTGACAAGGAGGAAATGATGGTGAAGGGAGTGCCAGTCTTAATAAAAGGTACAGCATCCGTTGGAACAACAGTAAATATTTACGAACAGCACGGAAATGAAGTATTCCTGGTTGATTCGGTTAAAACAGGACGGGACGGTACTTTCCAGGTGGAATTAGATCTTGATAATGGTACGCATACTTTGCTTGTGGAAGCCGAGAATTTCGCGGGGAAAAGCAAGGCCACAAAATCAATGAAACTGATTGTAACCGGTAAACCTGAGAAGAAAGATAAAGCAAGCTAA
- a CDS encoding GNAT family N-acetyltransferase has product MELKDVKLTKHMKKVFRIAQQDCQMTQSACLVPEHLLIGCLDDGSFPIKEAKQKSGIDIDVLKNTFNPSPDNLSYEICEPLKIPICQSTKLVIEQAISYMRNYNQIYLNEGHVLKALIKTGQTEKLLTKEMNNTLLSVATVSRDMSLDLTGYKKPDTLYRKIRIVSNEDAERLILFINEEFGTRWTESIKHELRKQQPSIFIAEDQEERIVGFAAFDIHKPHYFGPMGVAKNNRAGGIGESLLHFCLDAMKNRGYKEIHIDNAGPIEFYENTCHAKVIPFMN; this is encoded by the coding sequence ATGGAGCTAAAGGATGTAAAACTTACAAAACACATGAAAAAAGTATTTAGAATCGCACAACAGGATTGCCAAATGACGCAGAGCGCATGCCTGGTGCCTGAGCATCTGTTGATCGGGTGTTTGGACGATGGCTCCTTCCCTATAAAGGAGGCAAAACAAAAAAGCGGTATCGATATTGATGTTTTGAAGAATACATTTAACCCGAGTCCTGATAACCTTTCTTATGAAATCTGCGAACCTTTAAAAATTCCAATTTGTCAATCAACGAAACTAGTGATTGAACAAGCAATCAGCTATATGAGAAACTACAATCAAATTTATCTAAACGAAGGGCATGTCCTGAAGGCTCTGATTAAGACCGGGCAAACTGAAAAGCTGTTGACTAAAGAAATGAATAACACACTTCTCAGTGTTGCTACAGTTTCCCGGGATATGTCCCTGGATTTAACAGGCTACAAGAAACCGGATACACTCTACAGGAAAATTAGAATAGTTAGCAATGAAGATGCTGAAAGGTTGATTCTGTTCATAAACGAAGAATTTGGCACCCGCTGGACTGAGTCGATTAAACACGAGTTGAGGAAGCAGCAGCCTTCTATTTTTATCGCGGAAGATCAAGAAGAGAGGATAGTTGGCTTCGCTGCTTTTGATATTCATAAACCACATTATTTTGGACCAATGGGTGTCGCAAAAAATAACAGAGCTGGAGGAATTGGAGAATCTTTGCTGCATTTTTGCCTGGATGCCATGAAAAATAGAGGGTATAAAGAAATACACATAGATAATGCCGGACCAATTGAATTTTATGAGAATACCTGTCACGCTAAAGTAATTCCTTTTATGAATTAA
- a CDS encoding DMT family transporter, which produces MGPILLGILAAFFFAFTFVLNQSMELSGGSWIWSASLRYIFMVPFLLAIVAARKNLKPLIQNMMQNPNQWFIWSFIGFVLFYAPLTYAAAFSPGWLIAGTWQITIISGALLSPLFYEITMTNEGLRTVRAKIPFKGLGMSVIILAGILLMQFEHAKHIPIEMVFLGVIPVFIASFAYPLGNRKMMEVTNGNLDAYQRVLGMTLASLPFWLLLALYGFWTEGVPTGNQSFQSLLVAITSGVIATVLFFKATDLVRGNMQKLAAVEATQAMEVLFALAGEFFILSLPLPSPLSWIGIILVMLGMALHSYSSIRRKEGQLKVSA; this is translated from the coding sequence ATGGGACCTATTTTATTAGGCATTTTAGCGGCCTTCTTTTTCGCATTCACCTTTGTTCTGAATCAATCAATGGAATTATCTGGAGGAAGCTGGATATGGAGTGCTTCACTGAGATACATATTCATGGTTCCATTCCTTTTGGCCATAGTGGCAGCAAGGAAGAATTTGAAGCCATTAATCCAGAATATGATGCAAAATCCAAATCAATGGTTTATTTGGAGCTTTATTGGCTTTGTCTTATTCTATGCACCCCTTACCTATGCTGCAGCCTTTTCTCCCGGCTGGCTGATTGCAGGTACATGGCAAATCACGATCATTTCGGGTGCTTTGCTTAGTCCCTTATTTTATGAAATAACAATGACTAATGAAGGTTTAAGGACAGTCAGGGCAAAAATACCTTTTAAGGGACTCGGGATGTCCGTGATCATTTTGGCAGGTATACTGCTTATGCAATTTGAGCATGCAAAGCATATACCAATCGAAATGGTTTTTCTCGGAGTCATCCCCGTATTTATCGCTTCTTTCGCCTATCCATTAGGAAATAGAAAAATGATGGAAGTAACCAATGGCAATCTTGATGCATATCAACGTGTCCTTGGAATGACTCTGGCTAGTTTGCCATTCTGGTTACTCTTAGCTCTATATGGTTTTTGGACGGAAGGAGTCCCTACAGGGAACCAAAGCTTCCAGTCACTTTTAGTGGCCATAACATCTGGTGTAATTGCGACTGTGTTATTTTTCAAGGCAACAGATCTAGTGAGAGGAAATATGCAGAAACTCGCTGCGGTAGAGGCAACCCAGGCAATGGAGGTGCTGTTTGCCTTAGCGGGTGAATTTTTTATCTTATCACTGCCTCTTCCATCTCCTTTATCCTGGATCGGCATCATCCTTGTCATGCTCGGAATGGCACTTCACAGCTATTCATCAATCAGGAGAAAAGAAGGGCAATTGAAAGTAAGTGCCTAA